Below is a window of Leptospira saintgironsiae DNA.
AGAACTTCTTTCTGAATTTATCCAGAACAATCCTTAATCAGATTTTCTGTTTTATAGATTTTGCATATTCTGAAACGATTTTGAAGAAGTTCGGATCTTCTAAAAATTCTTTGAATAGATCGAATTCTTTTTTTAGATTTTCATAAAGGTTACCTTGGAAAAAATTATTCGAGATCTCTTTTTCTGCTCTAATAAGTTTTGGATTCCATTGGGAAAGTTTATCCAATACTTTTAGTCCTTTTGCAATTGGATCACCTTCTGTAACGACTTCGTCTATTATCCCTAATTTTAATGCGTCTTGAGAGCGGAGAGGATCTCCGAGTAATGTTATAGATAATGCTTTTGTAGGGCCTACTTTGCGAGCCAGAGTTGTGATCAATGGAGGACCTCCGAAACGAATTTCTGGTCGAAATAAGAATGTTTTCCTTTCTGCAAGAATATAATCACCCGAAAGTGCAAGATCAAAACCTCCAGCAGAACAAAAACCTTTTATAACGCAGACTAAAGGTTTTGGAAAAGAATAAAGCTCATAATGATATTCTAAAATACGGTGTTTGAATGACTCTAGTTTTGTTTCGATTACTTCTTCTAAATCGTAACCGCTACAGAAGTTTTTGCCGTTTGCTCCTAAAAGTACTCCTCTGATCTTAGGATCTTTTTTGGATTCTGAAAAAACAGATTCTAATTCGTCTCTAATCCCTATATTCAATGCATTATTGGATTCTGGACGGTTTAAAAGTACGATCAATAATCCATCCCGATTTTCCAAACTCAGATATTTATAATCCATGAAGATGTTTAATAAGGTTTATTTTTAAAAATTCAAATGAAAATGAATTCTTTTTTTCAGGAAATTCGGTAACCTTTTTGGTTCGGAGTAGAAGCTAAGGGGAATGAAAGGAGCCTGCTATGTTATCTAAGATCCGATTTTTTGCTTTAATTTTATCTGCACTAACCCTTGGAATGAGATTTGCGCATGTGATGGAAGCAGCACCCAAATTGCATTGGGAAGCTGAACTATATTTTCAAGTCCAAACTAGTTTGTATAAATATTTTGCCATCATAGGTCCTATTGTGCAGATAGGTTCCATTCTTCTTATTTTTACGATCGCTTACCTTTCTAAAGGTACAAAATCATTTCGTTATACAATTTTGAGCGCCTTCTCTTTTATTTTCTCCTTAGGGGTTTGGTTCTTTTTCGTGGCGCCTGCTTCTTCTCAAATCAAAGAATGGACAGTCACTCATACAATTCCAGAAAATTGGAATAGTATAAGGTCCGCTTGGCAATTCGGTCAAGTGGGTGCATTCAGCTTTGATCTGATCGCATTTTGTCTTCTGGCAAGTTCAATCCTTCTTGTGAAAGACGACTCTATACAGAAATCTTAATCAAAAGAATAGCCGGCTCCTAATAATATAGCAGGGATATCCGATCTTAATGAATGTTTGAATTCGTTTACTCGGATATCGTCTTTGGAGAATACAGCATGATTGAAATTCCAATCAGCAGAGCCTCCATTATAAACTCTTACCGGAAGATAATATAAAAGAGTAAAATCAAATTTCCATTTTCCGGTTGAGTATCCGAATCCACCAGAAACAAGATCTTGGACCATGATTCCTGCTTGGAGTGCATTTGTTCCTTCTGATCTTAAAACTCCAGAGTTATGCCTTGCACCTAATCTGTAGGTCCAATCGTTTACGATCCATTCTCCTCCGATTCCTAATGCCCATGAATCATGATACGCTAAATTTTGAGGGATTACATTCGTTTGTCCGAATGCAGTTGGGAATACAGGGGCAGCCAAAGTTTGTTTATAAGTAGAAGTATAAGAAGCATAATTATAATATAATGCGTCTACTCCGATCTTGAATGTATCTGTTCCATAAGAAAAACCTAAACCATGTCTTTCCGGAACTGCGAATGTTGCAGAAACCCCAGTGCGACTAGGATAAGAGCCTACTTGCATACTTCCATCTAAAGGGATTTTTGCGGAAGTTTGGTAAGAATAAGCAATTTTTAATGTTTCAGTGATCTGATAAGTAGTTCCGAAAATACCACCGAGCGCATATGCGTTTTTACTTTTATAATCAAAACCTTGGCCTGGGACTTCAATGTTTCCAGTAATATCATGAAACTTTTGGTAAGCGATCTGTCTGGAATAAATTCCTTCCACTCCTAACGCTATAGAAAGTCCGCCAATTTTATATGAGAGTGCATGAGTGGATTTAACTAGATAAAAGGTAGAAGAATAACTTTCCTGTATTCTTCTAGAATCTCCTATTGGACTTGGAAGTTTCATCCCTGACCAATCGTTCAAACTTTGACCATTAGGCGTAATCCTTGTGAGCCCGGAAACTTCTCCGTTTCCGCCGCCCGGTATATAAATTCCTCCTCCGTATGTCCATTTTTCGTTGATTGGAATTCGGATCGCGAAATAGGGAAGTGGGGCGAGCACGTTATAGGATTCGGAGTTTTCGTAAGAAAGATTTGGGTCTGGATCAGAGAACTTGTCTTTGTATACTGTACGGATGTACGGTAAAGAAACTCCGAACTCCAACTCTTTTTGGTTTTTGAGACTTAAGTTAGCCGGATTAGTCCCTATGTCCATAGGAGATCCCCCGATCGCTAAATTTACTCCTCCCATACCTCCGTATCTCGCATTATGAGAAGGTTGAAAAAGTCCAACAGCCTCTAACTTAGGAGCCAGGAAAGAAATTATAGCCAAAAAAAATAGGGAGAATTTTTTACGAACTCTAGATCCAAAAAGCATGCTTCAAGTAATTCGTTACGGTTTTTTTTACAAGTGCTTTCTTTTTAAAATTCAAAATATAAAACTGGCGGATTCCTGAACAAGGTTAGGTTTTAGAATGAATTCGAGTGAGTTACGTGCATTACGAAAAATTACTGATCCATTGGCGGACGAGATAGTCACAAAATATTTTACTGAATCCGCTTTTGACAGAGAAAAAACCATGCTTTTTTTCGATGCGCTTTCCAAGAACTCGGATCCGATTCCTTCCGGTTTACCTGACTATCTAGAAAAATATTTTTATGAGACGGAAGACCTTCCTTCATGGGCGGATAAGAATAAGATCGCAAAAGGGGAGAAGTTATTCTCCACTTATGGTCCTCAGATCTTAATGATGCTTTGTGTTAAGTCTCTTCCCATGGCTTACTCTTGCGGAGATGGAGCACAGGTACTTTATAAAACTGGAAGATTAATAGAACAGAATGGTGTAATAGACGGAGTTAATCGAAGACTGATGGAAACAACTCAGTTTGTTATTTCTGTTGCTCAGGAGAATGGACTGGGCCCTCAAGGTAAAGGAATACGCACCGCTCAAAAAGTAAGACTGATGCATGCATCCATACGTTATTTTCTTGGAAAAGGAAAAGATTGGGATCCTGCTTGGGGGCAACCGATTAACCAAGAGGACATGGCAGGTACTCTGCAATCTTTTTCTAGTTTGGTAGTCGAAGGCCTTGGCCAATCTTCCTTAACACTCAGTCAGGATGAAAAAGACGCATACATTCATCTTTGGAGAGTTGTAGGACATTTTATTGGAGTAAAACCTGAACTTTGTCCAGAAGGATATGGCGCAGCACATTCTTTAGGTGAATCCATATTTAGCGACCAACAAAAACCCTCGGATGCAGGTAAGATACTTGCAAAATCTCTGTTGGACTTTATGGAATATATGCTTCCTGGAAATTTATTCGACAATCTTCCATTATTTTTTCTGCAAACATATATGGGACAAAAAACAAGCGAAGTGCTTGGTTTAGGATGGCCTCCTAAAAATCCTTTGGGCTATTTTATGGAAAGGATCTTTAAGGATATAGACTCACATGAAGATAGTGATGAAGGGTTCGGAAAGTTAGTCGCTTATTTTGCTTCCAAACTTCTTTTTTCTATGGATCATTTTTATTACGGCGGAAAGAAAGCAAGATTTTGGATCCCGCCTTCATTAAGAGAGAATTGGAGACTATAAAGGATGAGTTTTTGGCAGTCTTTAGCAACGGATCCGGAGTATTTCGGACGTTATACGCTTATTGAGAATATTTTCCTGCTATTAGGTGTGGTTTTCTGGGCCTATATGTATGCAGTTCTTCTAATAGAGCCATTTAAGAAAAAATTCGTTGAGATGCCCGTTTTTATCGCCTGCGGGAACATTATTTGGGAATTATTATGGGGTTTCTGCTTTAAAGAGCCCATGGGTGCGATATTACTATGGGGCTATAGACTTGGATTCGTATTGGACATAGTGATTTTCTATCAGGTGATCCGATTTGGTAAAAAACAAATTTCCTTGCCAATGACGGATAAGGGATATAAATTCCTTTTGGGCATTTTGGTGGTATCTTGGGGATTATTGATCTATACTTTCTATAAGGGAGGTTATGATCTTTTTACCGGATCTAATTCGGCTTATATCTTAAGTCTGATCATTTCGGTAATGTATCCGATCCTTTTCTTAAAAACTGGAGATCTGAACATGTTCTCTTATTCGGTTTCTTGGGCTAAGTTTTTGGGAAATGGATTTTTTACGATCTTCATATTTCTGTACTTTCCGGATAAGTATTTTGTTCAGGTATTGAGCGGACTTGGAACGATAGCTGACATATACTACGTTTGGATCTTTACACGCCAAAAGTATTCGCCCTCTAAAGTGTGAACTTTAAATATTCGTTCGGGTGGAGTTTCGAGACCAATAGGTTTCGAAAAAGATAAAATTGGAAACTACGCAGGATTTGTCCACAGACAGAGTTCCTTATGAATTGGGGGAATTGCTGTACGAGGACAGTTTTTCTCAAACATATAGAGGAAAATTCGGTAGGACCAGAGAGCCAAAGATCATTCGAGTACAAAGACCGGAGGGGAAAGAAACCTCTTCGGTATATTTCTTGAATGAATTCGAATTGGGTAAACTGGTTAGCGATCCTGGTATTCTTAAACCCGAAGATATGTTCGAAAATTCGGATGGTATCTGTCTGGTTTACGAAAATATTCCTTCTAAACTTCTTCATCAAAGTTTGGCAGAATCAATTTCTCTCGAAACTTTTTTAGAGATAGCGTTAGCGATCACAGAGAATCTTGCCAAGCTACATTCTTTCGGAATTGTTCATAATCAAATTTCTCCGCGTGCATTTTTCTATAATCCGGATACTGGAGAGACAAAACTTGCTTGGTTGGGAGGAGCTTCTCTCCTTCTTTCCGAAAAAGGAAGTTATGCGCCTCTTAGATATACATTCGATATTCTACCATATTGTTCTCCTGAAAATACCGGAAGATTAAATCGCCCTGTTGATTTTAGATCGGATGCGTATTCTTTAGGTGCTTTATTTTATAAGATGATCTCCGGAGCTCCTCCTTTTGAAACAGAAGATCCTTTGGAGATGGTTCATTATCATATCGCAAGATCTCCTGTTTCTTTAGTTAAGAAGAGGGAAGATGTTCCTACTGCAATTTCTACTTTGGTAGACAAATTACTCTCTAAGATGCCGGAAGAGAGATACTTCTCTTTGGAAAATCTGATACATGATCTAAAGAGTATTAAAGATTCTTTAAAGTCCAAACGAAAATTGTCTGAATTTGTGCCGGGTGTTTACGAAAGAAAGGTAGGTTTTAGAGATTCCCCTCGCATCTATGATAGAGATAAAGAAAGAAAGGAGATCGAATCCGGGATAGTAAATGTAACTAACGGAAAAAGGTCCGCTGTATTCATTGGAGGGAAATCAGGTACTGGTAAAACTGCTCTTGTAGAAGATGCGATCACTTATCTGGATATTTATTCTGTAGTTCTCTTGCGGGGAAAATTCGAAGAAGATAAAAAAGAAATCCCTTATTATGCATTTCGTCAGATCATGGATGATCTTTTAAGAAGGATATTACAGAAAAAAGAAGAAGAGATCATTCTACTTAAGAATTTTATAAAGGAAACTCTAGGAGACAATATAGAGATCCTGACCCAATTTTTACCTGATTTGGGAAAAACTTTAGGAATAGAAATACCTGCAAAAACAAATAAGAGACAGAAGGACGAAAAGATCCTATTTGCAGTTGCTCTTAAATTTTTAACTCTTTGTTTTGATCGAAAAAATCCAGCAATCATTCTTGTAGATGATCTACAATGGGCGGATTCTGCTTCTCTTGCATTACTCGAATTCATTTTAAATAGCGAAGATTGGGAAGGATTATTATTCGTTCTTACAAGTCGTTCGGAAGATGCAGACTTCTTTCCGAATGTGAATGTAAAACAAGGCTCTCCAGGTTTAGATCTGAGAGAGATACGACTTACTCCTCTAAACGAACATAGCGTTTTTAAATATGTTTCGGATAGTATCCATGTTTCTGCAGAAGACGCGAACAGACTCGCAGAAGTTTTAGTTTCTAAAACTGGAGGGAATCCTTTATTTTTACACCAATTCTTAAAATCCTTATATGAAGAAGGATGTTTGAGTTTTGATCAAAAAACTGCTTATCATATAGTAGATTGGGATAGGCTTTTACAGAGGACAGTTACGGATAACGTTCTCGACTTATTTTTAGATAAGGTTGGAAAACTTCCAGATGAGACACTGG
It encodes the following:
- a CDS encoding enoyl-CoA hydratase/isomerase family protein produces the protein MDYKYLSLENRDGLLIVLLNRPESNNALNIGIRDELESVFSESKKDPKIRGVLLGANGKNFCSGYDLEEVIETKLESFKHRILEYHYELYSFPKPLVCVIKGFCSAGGFDLALSGDYILAERKTFLFRPEIRFGGPPLITTLARKVGPTKALSITLLGDPLRSQDALKLGIIDEVVTEGDPIAKGLKVLDKLSQWNPKLIRAEKEISNNFFQGNLYENLKKEFDLFKEFLEDPNFFKIVSEYAKSIKQKI
- a CDS encoding OmpP1/FadL family transporter, producing MLFGSRVRKKFSLFFLAIISFLAPKLEAVGLFQPSHNARYGGMGGVNLAIGGSPMDIGTNPANLSLKNQKELEFGVSLPYIRTVYKDKFSDPDPNLSYENSESYNVLAPLPYFAIRIPINEKWTYGGGIYIPGGGNGEVSGLTRITPNGQSLNDWSGMKLPSPIGDSRRIQESYSSTFYLVKSTHALSYKIGGLSIALGVEGIYSRQIAYQKFHDITGNIEVPGQGFDYKSKNAYALGGIFGTTYQITETLKIAYSYQTSAKIPLDGSMQVGSYPSRTGVSATFAVPERHGLGFSYGTDTFKIGVDALYYNYASYTSTYKQTLAAPVFPTAFGQTNVIPQNLAYHDSWALGIGGEWIVNDWTYRLGARHNSGVLRSEGTNALQAGIMVQDLVSGGFGYSTGKWKFDFTLLYYLPVRVYNGGSADWNFNHAVFSKDDIRVNEFKHSLRSDIPAILLGAGYSFD
- a CDS encoding oxygenase MpaB family protein; translation: MNSSELRALRKITDPLADEIVTKYFTESAFDREKTMLFFDALSKNSDPIPSGLPDYLEKYFYETEDLPSWADKNKIAKGEKLFSTYGPQILMMLCVKSLPMAYSCGDGAQVLYKTGRLIEQNGVIDGVNRRLMETTQFVISVAQENGLGPQGKGIRTAQKVRLMHASIRYFLGKGKDWDPAWGQPINQEDMAGTLQSFSSLVVEGLGQSSLTLSQDEKDAYIHLWRVVGHFIGVKPELCPEGYGAAHSLGESIFSDQQKPSDAGKILAKSLLDFMEYMLPGNLFDNLPLFFLQTYMGQKTSEVLGLGWPPKNPLGYFMERIFKDIDSHEDSDEGFGKLVAYFASKLLFSMDHFYYGGKKARFWIPPSLRENWRL